From Micromonospora echinaurantiaca:
CGGAGTCGGCGCTGGACAAGGTGCCCGGCCTGGGGGAGGTGCGGCGCAAGGCGCTGCTGCGGCACTTCGGCTCGCTCAAGCGGCTCTCGGCGGCCACCGTCGAGGAGATCGCCGAGGTGCCCGGGGTGGGTCGCCGGACGGCCGAGGCGGTGCTGGCCGCGCTCAACGGCGACCCCGCCAAGACCCCCTCGACCGACTGACCGCCCGCGTGCCCGCGCGCCGGCGGGCTGAGCCACACCAGATCGCCGATGTGGCGGTATCGGCGCGGTCGGGGAAGGTGATCCACACGGGATCGGCGAAATGGCGGTGTCCGCGTGCGCTCCGGACACCCCCACATCCGGGATCTGGAGTCGATCACCCTGATCCCCACGGTGCCGAGCGTGAGCGGGCTGCCTCGCGACCGGTGCGGCGGCGGGGTCAGGCGGGGGCGTCGGCGAGCACGCCGAGGATCTGGTCGCCGTACTTGGTTAGCTTGTTCTCCCCGACGCCGCTGACCCGGGACAGCTCGGCCAGCGACGTCGGCGCGTCGGTGGCGATCTGCCGCAGGGTGGCGTCGTGGAAGATCACGTACGCCGGCACGCCCTGTTCCTTGGCGGTGGCGGCCCGCCAGGCGCGCAGCCGCTCGAACACCGACGCGGCGGCCGGCGACAGCTCGGCGGTGACCGTGGCGGCCCCGCGCGGCTTGCTCGACCGGCCCGTCGCGACGCGTTCCGGCTCGCGGCGCATCATCACCGTCCGGCGGCGGCCGAGCACCTCGGCGCTGGCGTCGGTGAGCGCCAGCGTGCCGTAGTCGCCCTCGACCGCGAGCAGGCCCTCGGCCAGGAGTTGCCGGACCACGCCGCGCCACTCGGCCTCGCGCAGTTCGCCGCCGATGCCGAACACGGTCAGCGAGTCGTGGCCGTGCTGGGTGACCTTGTCGGTGGCCCGGCCGAGCAGGATGTCGATGCAGTGCCCGGCGCCGAAGCGCTGGTTGCGCTCCCGGTCGAGCCGGAACACCGTGGAGAGCAGCTTCTGCGCGGCCACCGTGCCGTCCCAGGACTCCGGCGGGTTCAGGCAGGTGTCGCAGTTGCCGCACCCGGTCGTCGACCGCTCGCCGAAGTAGTCCAGCAGTTGGGAGCGGCGGCAGCGGACCGTCTCGCAGAGCGCCAGCATCGCGTCGAGGTGGGCGGCCAGGTTCCGGCGGTGGGCGAGGTCGCCCTCCGAGGTCTCGATCATCTTGCGCTGCTGCACCACGTCCTGCAGGCCGTACGCGAGCCAGGCGGTCGACGGCAGGCCGTCCCGCCCGGCCCGGCCGGTCTCCTGGTAGTAGCCCTCGACCGACTTCGGCAGGTCCAGGTGCGCGACGAACCGGACGTCGGGCTTGTCGATGCCCATCCCGAAGGCGATCGTCGCCACCATGACCAGCCCGTCCTCGCGCAGGAACCGCTGCTGGTTGCGGGCGCGGGTGGCCGCGTCCAGACCGGCGTGGTAGGGCAGCGCCGGGATGCCGTTGGCGGTGAGGAACTCGGCGGTCTTCTCCACCGAGGCCCGGGACAGGCAGTAGACGATGCCGGCGTCGCCGGGGTGCTCGTCGCGCAGCAGGCTGAGCAGCTGCTTGCGCGGCTCCCGCTTGGGCACGATCCGGTACTGGATGTTCGGCCGGTCGAAGCTGGCCACGAAGTGCCGGGCGTCGGTCAGCCGCAACCGGGTGGCGATCTCGTCGCGGGTCGCGCTGGTGGCGGTGGCGGTCAGCGCGATCCGCGGCACCTGCGGCCAGCGTTCGTGCAGCATCGACAGGGCCAGGTAGTCGGGGCGGAAGTCGTGCCCCCACTGCGACACGCAGTGCGCCTCGTCGATGGCGAACAGGGCGATCTGACCCCGGTCGAGCAGCGCTTGGGCGGCCCGGGTGCCCAGCGCCTCGGGAGCGAGGTAGAGCAGGTCGATCTCGCCCGCGACGAAGGCCGCCTCGACCCGGCGGCGGGCCTCGGGATCCTGGGTCGAGTTGAGGAATCCGGCGCGTACGCCGACCGCGGTCAGCGCGTCGACCTGGTCCTGCATCAGCGCGATCAGCGGCGAGATCACCACCGCCACGCCCGGGCGGACCAGCGCCGGGATCTGGTAGCAGAGCGACTTGCCGCCGCCGGTGGGCATCAGCACCAGCGCGTCGCCCCCGGCCACCACGTGCTCGATGACCTCCTGCTGGAAGCCGCGGAAGGCGTCGTAGCCGAACACCCGGCGCAGCACCTCGACCGGGTCGTCGGTGCGCAGGTCGGTGGGGGAAGCCATCCGCGGATTCTACGAGCGGCCGCCGACACCCGGCCGGCCCGCGCCGCCGGGCGCGCCGGGGCGGATCCGGACAGCGCCGGACACCCCGGGACGGGCGTCCGCAGGGCCGGTCGACCGGGCGGGATAGAGTCGCTGTTTGACCACATCGCGGCCGGAATCAGCCGGCCGCGGCGCCACGGCTTGGGGGTAGGGGTGAGCGAGGCGCGCACGGCCGAGGAGCGGGACGGCATCCCGGCGGGGATCGCCGGGCAGCCCGCTCCGGCGGAGTCGGACACCACGCTGGTGGTGGTCACCGGGCTCTCCGGGGGCGGCCGCAGCACGGTGGCCCGGGCGCTGGAGAACGTCGGCTACTACGTGGTGGACAACCTGCCCCAGGCGCTGATGCTCGACATGGCCGAGCTGGCGTTCAAGGCCGGCGGGGCGGCCCGGCGGACGGCGATGGTGCTGGACGTCCGCTCGCGCGCCTTCTCCACCGACCTCGCAGGGGCGATCCGGGAGCTGAAGGAGCGCGGCTTCTCGCCCCGGGTGGTCTTCGTCGACGCCGACGACGAGGTGCTGATCCGCCGGTTCGAGAGCGTCCGCCGGTCGCACCCGTTGCAGGGCGACGGCCGGTTGGCCGACGGCATCGCCGTCGAGCGTGGCCTGCTGGAGGAGGCCCGGGACCAGGCCGACGTGATCATCGACACCAGCCACCTGAACGTCAACCAGCTGCGCCGGCGGATCGAGGAGCTGTTCGGTGGCGAGGACGCCCGCCGGCTGCGTGTCACCGTGCTCTCCTTCGGCTTCAAGTACGGCCTACCGCCGGACGCCGACTTCGTGCTGGACGCCCGGTTCCTGCCCAACCCGTACTGGGTGCCGGAACTGCGCGAGCACACCGGGCGGGAGGAGGCGGTCAGCTCGTACGTGCTCGGCCAGGAGGGCGCGGACGCCTTCGTGGCCTCGTACGCCGACCTGGTCAACGCCACCACCACCGGCTTCGAGCGGGAGGGCAAGCGCTACCTGACCGTGGCGGTGGGCTGCACCGGCGGCAAGCACCGCAGCGTGGCGATCGCCGAGGAGTTGGCCGCCCGGCTGCGCCAGTCCGGCCTGGCCGCCAACGCCCAGCACCGGGACCTGGGGCGGGAATGACGACGGCGAAGGTGGTGGCCTTCGGCGGCGGGCACGGCCTGTCCGCATCCCTGCGCGCGCTGCGTCGCTGCGCCCCGGAACTCGACCTGGACATCACCGCGGTGGTCACCGTCGGCGACGACGGCGGCTCCAGTGGCCGGCTGCGCGCCGAGCGGGGTGGCCTGCCCCCGGGTGACCTGCGTCAGGCGCTGGTCGCGCTGGCCGGCGACCACCCGTCGACGCGGCGCAGCGCCGGGCTGTTCCAGCACCGCTTCGCCGAGGTGCCGGCGAGCCCGGTCGCCGACGGGCTGGCCGGGCACGCGGTGGGCAACCTGGTCCTGCACGGCCTGATGGAGCTGCTCGGCGACCCGGTGGCCGCGCTGGAGCACGCCGGCGCGATGCTCGGCGCGGTGGGCCGGGTGCTGCCGATGTCCTGCGAGCCGGTCGGGATCGAGGCGCGGGTCCGTGGCGTCGACCCGGACCGCCCGGACGAGGTGCGGACCGTCACCGGGCAGCACCAGGTGGCGGTCACCACCGGCCGGGTGGAGTCGCTGCGGCTGACCCCGGCCGAGCCGCGGGCCTGCCCGGAGGCGGTCACCGCGATCGGCTTGGCGGACTGGCTGATCTTCGGGCCGGGCAGCTGGTACACCAGCGTGCTGCCGCACCTGCTGGTGCCGGAACTGGCCGAGGCGATCATCAGCAGCCCGGCCCGCCGGCTGGTCACCTTGAACCTGGCGGCCGAGAAGGAGACGCTCGGGCTGTCGGTGGCCGACCATCTCGCCGCGCTGCGCTGGTACCTGCCGGAACTCAAGGTCGACTTCGTGTTGGCGGATTCCAAGGCGGTGGGTGACCCCGAACCGGTCGAGCGTGCGGCAGAATCGCTGGGTGCCCGACTGGTCCTCGCCCCCGTCGCGGTCACCGACGGCACTCCCCGTCATGATCCGGCCGCCCTGGGCGCCGCACTGGTGCCCGTCCTGGGCGCCGATCGTTAGACACGTACGTAATCTCCGGCGACACGCCGGAACCGGTCCGTGAGGGGACGCACAATGGCGATGACGGCGGCGGTCAAGGACGAGCTGAGTCGGGTCGACGTGCCCAAGCCCTGCTGCCGGCGGGCGGAGATGGCGGCGCTGCTCCGGTTCGCCGGTGGGCTGCACATCGTCTCCGGCCGCGTGGTCGTGGAGGCGGAACTCGACACCGGTGCGGTGGCCCGGCGACTGCGGCGGGAGATCGCGGAGGTCTACGGCTACCCCAGCGAGATCCACGTGCTCGCCTCGGGCGGGCTGCGCAAGGGCAGCCACTTCATCGTCCGGGTGGTCAAGGACGGCGAGGCGCTGGCCCGGCAGACCGGCCTGCTCGACGTGCGCGGCCGGCCGGTGCGCGGGCTGCCGCCGCACGTGGTCGCGGCGAACGTGTGCTGCGCGGTGTCGGCCTGGCGCGGGGCGTTCATGGCGCACGGCTCGCTGACCGAGCCGGGCCGCTCCAGCGCGCTGGAGATTACCTGCCCCGGCCCGGAGTCGGCGCTGGCCCTGGTCGGCGCGGCCCGGCGAATCGGCATCACCGCCAAGAACCGCGAGGTGCGCGGCGTGGACCGGGTGGTGGTCAAGGACGGCGACGCGATCGCCGCGCTGCTCACCCGGATCGGGGCGCACTCCAGCGTGCTGGCCTGGGAGGAGCGGCGGGTGCGCCGCGAGGTGCGGGCCACGGCGAACCGGCTGGCCAACTTCGACGACGCCAACCTGCGCCGCTCGGCGCGGGCCGCCGTCGCCGCCGCCGCCCGGGTGACCCGGGCCCTGGAGATCCTCGCCGACGACGCGCCGCACCACCTCACCTCGGCCGGCCGGCTGCGGCTGGAGCACCGGCAGGCCTCGCTGGAGGAACTGGGCGCGCTGGCCGACCCGCCGCTGACCAAGGACGCCATCGCCGGCCGGATCCGCCGGCTGCTGGCGCTGGCCGACAAGCGGGCCCGGGACCTGGGCATCCCGGATACCGAAGCGGCCGTCACGCCCGACATGCTCGTGGTCTGATAGGACGGTGAGGCGTCGCGGTCGCGTGCGGGATCACCACCCGACGCAGCGCGCCGCCGTGTGCTCGGATAAGGTCGCTGCGTACGGCAAGGGGGCCGGCACCGGTTCTCCTCGCCGTGCTCACCGCCTCGGGCGGTCAGGTCTCCAACGACCGCGGCGGGGTGGCCGAGATGAACCGTCAACGGCCGGCTCCAACGGTCGGCGCACACCACTTCGCCGGCGGTGATCCCACGCCGGCGGACAGAACGCGAGGAGATGGGACCTGTGACCATCCGGGTTGGCATCAACGGCTTCGGCCGGATCGGCCGCAACTTCTTCCGGGCAGTGCTGGCGTCCGGCGCTGACGTCGAGGTCGTGGCGGTCAACGACCTGACCGACAACGGGACGCTCGCCCACCTTGTCAAGTACGACAGCATCCTTGGTCGCCTCCCGCAGGAGGTCAAGGCCACCGCCGACGAGATCACCGTGGGTGGCAAGACCATCAAGGCGTACGCCGAGAAGGACCCGGCGAAGCTGCCGTGGGGCGAGGTCGGCGCGGACGTCGTCATCGAGTCCACCGGCTTCTTCACCGACGCCACCAAGGCGAAGGCGCACATCGACGGCGGGGCCAAGAAGGTCATCATCTCCGCGCCGGCGAAGAACGAGGACGTCACCGTGGTGATGGGCGTCAACCAGGACCAGTACGACCCGGCCAAGCACACCATCATCTCCAACGCGTCCTGCACCACCAACTGCCTCGCCCCGATGGCGAAGGTCCTGCAGGACACGTTCGGCATCCAGCACGGCCTGATGACCACCATCCACGCGTACACCCAGGACCAGAACCTGCAGGACGCCCCGCACAAGGACCTGCGCCGGGCCCGGGCCGCCGCGCTGAACATCGTGCCGACCTCGACCGGTGCGGCGAAGGCGATCGGGCTGGTGCTGCCGGAGCTGAAGGGCAAGCTGGACGGCTACGCGCTGCGGGTGCCGATCCCCACCGGGTCGACCACCGACCTGACCGTGAACCTCAACCGGGAGACCACTGTCGACGAGGTCAACGCCGCGATGAAGGCGGCCGCCGACGGGCCGCTCAAGGGCATCCTGGTCTACAACGAGGACCCGATCGTCTCCACCGACATCGTGACCGACCCGGCGTCGTGCATCTTCGACGCGCCGCTGACCAAGGTGGTCGGCAACCAGGTCAAGGTCGTCGGCTGGTACGACAACGAGTGGGGCTACTCCAACCGCCTGGTGGACCTGGTCAAGCTGGTGGGTCAGTCGCTGTGAGCATCCGGACCCTCGACGACCTGCTCGCCGAGGGGGTGTCGGGTCGGCGCGTGCTGGTGCGCGCCGACCTGAACGTCCCGCTCGACAAGCAGTCCGGCGACATCACGGACGACGGCCGGATCCGCGCGGTGCTGCCGACCCTGAGCGCGCTCACCGGGGCCGGCGCGAAGGTGGTCGTCTGCTCGCACCTGGGCCGCCCGAAGGGCTCGCCGGACCCGGCGTTCAGCCTCCGCCCGGTCGCCGGGCGGCTCGGCGAGCTGCTCGGCGCCCCGGTGCACTTCGCCACCGACACGGTCGGCGACTCCGCCCGGTCCACCGTGGACGCGCTCGCCGACGGCGAGGTCGCGCTGCTGGAGAACCTGCGCTTCAACGCGGGCGAGACCAGCAAGGACGAGGCCGAGCGGGGCGGCTTCGCCGACCAGCTCGCCGCGTTCGGCGACGCCTACGTCGACGACGCCTTCGGCGCGGTGCACCGCAAG
This genomic window contains:
- the whiA gene encoding DNA-binding protein WhiA; this encodes MAMTAAVKDELSRVDVPKPCCRRAEMAALLRFAGGLHIVSGRVVVEAELDTGAVARRLRREIAEVYGYPSEIHVLASGGLRKGSHFIVRVVKDGEALARQTGLLDVRGRPVRGLPPHVVAANVCCAVSAWRGAFMAHGSLTEPGRSSALEITCPGPESALALVGAARRIGITAKNREVRGVDRVVVKDGDAIAALLTRIGAHSSVLAWEERRVRREVRATANRLANFDDANLRRSARAAVAAAARVTRALEILADDAPHHLTSAGRLRLEHRQASLEELGALADPPLTKDAIAGRIRRLLALADKRARDLGIPDTEAAVTPDMLVV
- the gap gene encoding type I glyceraldehyde-3-phosphate dehydrogenase, which translates into the protein MTIRVGINGFGRIGRNFFRAVLASGADVEVVAVNDLTDNGTLAHLVKYDSILGRLPQEVKATADEITVGGKTIKAYAEKDPAKLPWGEVGADVVIESTGFFTDATKAKAHIDGGAKKVIISAPAKNEDVTVVMGVNQDQYDPAKHTIISNASCTTNCLAPMAKVLQDTFGIQHGLMTTIHAYTQDQNLQDAPHKDLRRARAAALNIVPTSTGAAKAIGLVLPELKGKLDGYALRVPIPTGSTTDLTVNLNRETTVDEVNAAMKAAADGPLKGILVYNEDPIVSTDIVTDPASCIFDAPLTKVVGNQVKVVGWYDNEWGYSNRLVDLVKLVGQSL
- the rapZ gene encoding RNase adapter RapZ; the protein is MAGQPAPAESDTTLVVVTGLSGGGRSTVARALENVGYYVVDNLPQALMLDMAELAFKAGGAARRTAMVLDVRSRAFSTDLAGAIRELKERGFSPRVVFVDADDEVLIRRFESVRRSHPLQGDGRLADGIAVERGLLEEARDQADVIIDTSHLNVNQLRRRIEELFGGEDARRLRVTVLSFGFKYGLPPDADFVLDARFLPNPYWVPELREHTGREEAVSSYVLGQEGADAFVASYADLVNATTTGFEREGKRYLTVAVGCTGGKHRSVAIAEELAARLRQSGLAANAQHRDLGRE
- a CDS encoding gluconeogenesis factor YvcK family protein — protein: MTTAKVVAFGGGHGLSASLRALRRCAPELDLDITAVVTVGDDGGSSGRLRAERGGLPPGDLRQALVALAGDHPSTRRSAGLFQHRFAEVPASPVADGLAGHAVGNLVLHGLMELLGDPVAALEHAGAMLGAVGRVLPMSCEPVGIEARVRGVDPDRPDEVRTVTGQHQVAVTTGRVESLRLTPAEPRACPEAVTAIGLADWLIFGPGSWYTSVLPHLLVPELAEAIISSPARRLVTLNLAAEKETLGLSVADHLAALRWYLPELKVDFVLADSKAVGDPEPVERAAESLGARLVLAPVAVTDGTPRHDPAALGAALVPVLGADR
- the recQ gene encoding DNA helicase RecQ; protein product: MASPTDLRTDDPVEVLRRVFGYDAFRGFQQEVIEHVVAGGDALVLMPTGGGKSLCYQIPALVRPGVAVVISPLIALMQDQVDALTAVGVRAGFLNSTQDPEARRRVEAAFVAGEIDLLYLAPEALGTRAAQALLDRGQIALFAIDEAHCVSQWGHDFRPDYLALSMLHERWPQVPRIALTATATSATRDEIATRLRLTDARHFVASFDRPNIQYRIVPKREPRKQLLSLLRDEHPGDAGIVYCLSRASVEKTAEFLTANGIPALPYHAGLDAATRARNQQRFLREDGLVMVATIAFGMGIDKPDVRFVAHLDLPKSVEGYYQETGRAGRDGLPSTAWLAYGLQDVVQQRKMIETSEGDLAHRRNLAAHLDAMLALCETVRCRRSQLLDYFGERSTTGCGNCDTCLNPPESWDGTVAAQKLLSTVFRLDRERNQRFGAGHCIDILLGRATDKVTQHGHDSLTVFGIGGELREAEWRGVVRQLLAEGLLAVEGDYGTLALTDASAEVLGRRRTVMMRREPERVATGRSSKPRGAATVTAELSPAAASVFERLRAWRAATAKEQGVPAYVIFHDATLRQIATDAPTSLAELSRVSGVGENKLTKYGDQILGVLADAPA